A region from the Fusibacter sp. A1 genome encodes:
- a CDS encoding ATP-binding protein produces MPRKSSIKRKLTLTFVVIIFVTVLIFELIFTFGINSYYYQNIEQILKDRMQITVEVYDTFLGYESLGSKAKFILENASVPEYVDAQILDKQGNIIESTARFNSDHQVSTKEFLSAKSGSTSVWRGRSPETDELIMAVSTPLSESGNIIGVLRYMTSIEEVDKTVKVYLLYAYLIGVGVLVVVLNLSTIMAKRIVEPIYELKAVADNIALGNFNIKAQKYAEDELGELADTINYMAEEIMKTEKLKHDFISSISHELRTPLTSIKGWSETILTGSIENVEETKLGLEIISKETERLHGLVENLLDFSKLEAERIVLSKIPLNLVELIERVFKQFSTVIKTSGLTYHVSSAEKEVIINGDRNRLKQVLINIVDNAIKHTPTGGAVVCQISLMEDKVILTIRDNGSGIAKEHLDRIVDRFYKANPNQGGSGLGLAITKRIVELHDGVLKIESELGKGTAVSVILPMK; encoded by the coding sequence ATGCCACGTAAATCGAGTATCAAGCGAAAATTGACACTTACTTTTGTTGTGATCATTTTTGTTACAGTGCTTATCTTTGAACTGATTTTCACATTCGGAATCAATAGCTACTACTACCAGAATATCGAGCAGATACTCAAAGACAGGATGCAGATCACAGTAGAGGTCTATGACACATTTTTAGGATACGAGTCCTTGGGCTCGAAAGCCAAATTCATCCTGGAGAACGCTTCTGTCCCTGAGTATGTAGATGCGCAAATACTCGACAAACAGGGGAACATCATCGAGTCTACTGCAAGATTCAACAGCGACCATCAAGTGTCCACCAAGGAGTTTTTAAGTGCGAAATCTGGTAGTACCAGCGTTTGGCGTGGCAGAAGCCCGGAAACCGATGAGCTGATCATGGCCGTTTCGACACCCTTGTCAGAGTCTGGCAATATCATCGGAGTGCTAAGGTACATGACTTCCATCGAAGAAGTGGACAAGACGGTTAAGGTCTACCTGTTGTACGCCTACCTTATCGGCGTAGGCGTACTGGTTGTCGTACTCAACTTGAGTACGATTATGGCTAAAAGGATTGTAGAACCGATTTATGAGCTTAAAGCTGTGGCTGACAATATCGCCCTTGGAAATTTCAATATCAAAGCGCAGAAATACGCGGAGGATGAGTTAGGCGAGCTTGCGGATACCATCAATTATATGGCTGAGGAAATCATGAAAACCGAAAAGCTGAAACACGATTTCATTTCATCGATCTCCCATGAGCTGAGGACCCCGCTTACAAGCATTAAGGGTTGGAGCGAGACAATTTTGACCGGAAGCATAGAAAACGTTGAAGAAACCAAATTGGGGCTTGAGATCATCTCAAAAGAAACGGAGCGATTACACGGACTTGTTGAAAACCTGCTCGATTTTTCAAAGCTGGAAGCGGAGAGGATCGTGTTAAGCAAAATTCCTCTTAATCTAGTGGAGTTGATAGAAAGGGTCTTTAAACAGTTTTCGACGGTGATAAAAACAAGCGGTTTGACCTACCATGTTTCAAGCGCAGAAAAAGAGGTAATTATTAATGGAGATAGAAATCGACTGAAGCAGGTCTTAATCAACATCGTAGACAATGCGATCAAGCATACGCCCACAGGCGGGGCGGTAGTATGCCAGATTTCGCTTATGGAGGATAAGGTGATCCTGACGATCAGGGATAACGGTTCCGGTATTGCAAAGGAGCATTTGGATCGGATCGTCGATCGGTTTTATAAAGCAAATCCTAATCAGGGAGGCAGCGGATTAGGTCTGGCGATCACTAAAAGAATCGTAGAACTGCATGACGGAGTTCTAAAAATAGAGAGTGAGCTGGGTAAAGGAACTGCCGTATCAGTAATTTTACCGATGAAATAG
- a CDS encoding response regulator transcription factor, with the protein MAKVLVLEDDQSIRSFVKINLARNAYEVIEAQTGEEALILFEEHDDIDIAILDVMLPGIDGLTVCQRLRENNATMGIIMLTAKAQEIDKVMGLEHGADDYLTKPFSPVELMARVKALNRRVKVNENKYIEEEVKSGPFRLNINTRQCFKNDKEIVLTPTEFMMLKIFIESQDLTLNRDDLLNKIWGENFYGDMKIVDVNIRRLRRKIEDDPSTPQYIETIWGKGYKWKRD; encoded by the coding sequence ATGGCTAAAGTTTTAGTACTTGAAGACGATCAGTCTATTCGAAGTTTTGTGAAAATCAATTTAGCAAGGAATGCCTATGAGGTAATTGAGGCTCAAACCGGAGAGGAAGCGTTAATTCTCTTTGAAGAGCATGACGACATAGACATAGCGATTTTAGATGTGATGCTACCCGGTATCGACGGTCTTACCGTGTGCCAGAGACTTAGGGAAAACAACGCTACCATGGGTATTATCATGTTGACTGCAAAAGCACAGGAAATTGACAAGGTGATGGGCCTTGAGCACGGTGCGGATGACTATCTTACAAAACCATTTTCGCCTGTTGAGCTGATGGCCCGTGTCAAGGCGCTTAACAGAAGGGTCAAAGTCAACGAAAACAAATATATTGAAGAAGAAGTGAAGAGCGGTCCTTTCAGGTTGAATATCAATACGAGGCAGTGCTTTAAAAACGATAAGGAAATCGTACTGACACCGACGGAGTTCATGATGCTTAAGATATTTATCGAAAGTCAGGATCTGACGCTGAATCGGGATGATCTTTTAAACAAGATCTGGGGCGAAAATTTCTACGGTGATATGAAAATTGTCGACGTGAACATCAGACGATTACGTCGCAAGATTGAAGATGATCCGTCTACACCGCAGTATATCGAAACGATTTGGGGTAAAGGATACAAGTGGAAGAGGGACTGA
- a CDS encoding XapX domain-containing protein, giving the protein MEWLQALFAGVVLGVVFKKLKLPAPAPAVFAGVLGVVGVLLGGKLAGWVMTVL; this is encoded by the coding sequence ATGGAATGGCTTCAAGCATTATTTGCAGGTGTTGTACTTGGTGTGGTATTTAAAAAGCTTAAATTGCCAGCGCCTGCACCAGCTGTCTTTGCAGGTGTATTAGGTGTCGTTGGCGTACTGCTGGGTGGAAAACTGGCAGGATGGGTTATGACCGTACTCTAG
- a CDS encoding XapX domain-containing protein, with product MKIKEWSTAFAAGVIVGGVFTILGFPLPAPGTIGGVMGIVGVFLGTIILK from the coding sequence ATGAAAATTAAAGAATGGTCTACAGCATTCGCTGCAGGTGTCATAGTAGGTGGTGTATTTACCATATTAGGTTTTCCACTACCTGCTCCAGGAACAATTGGCGGAGTAATGGGAATTGTTGGTGTATTTCTAGGTACAATTATACTAAAGTAG
- the sfsA gene encoding DNA/RNA nuclease SfsA: protein MSDWVKGVFKKRINRFVSEVTVDGELQQVHVANTGRLKELLTSGVEVLLSDDYKPERKTRYTLRIVKHKGLWVSIDSQLPNKLIFDWLSDGTIQNSDKPRVYKREVKHGDSRFDLYCKETDQFIEVKGVTLVVGGVAMFPDAPTVRGVKHVNHLKDYVLHGGRGAIYFLVQRSDAFEFTPNDKNDPDFGEAVRSASRAGVEIRAFKMSITEQAYIYEGEIPVFL, encoded by the coding sequence ATGAGTGATTGGGTCAAGGGTGTTTTCAAAAAAAGAATCAATCGTTTTGTTTCCGAGGTGACAGTCGACGGAGAACTTCAGCAGGTGCATGTGGCCAATACCGGAAGGTTGAAGGAGCTACTGACCAGTGGTGTTGAGGTGCTGCTTAGTGATGATTACAAGCCGGAAAGAAAAACAAGATATACGCTTAGAATTGTAAAGCACAAGGGATTGTGGGTCTCCATCGACTCACAGCTTCCAAACAAACTTATTTTTGACTGGTTAAGCGACGGCACGATACAGAATTCGGATAAGCCACGCGTGTATAAAAGAGAAGTGAAGCATGGGGATTCAAGGTTTGACCTTTATTGCAAGGAGACGGATCAGTTTATAGAAGTGAAGGGAGTCACCCTGGTGGTAGGCGGTGTTGCGATGTTTCCTGACGCGCCGACTGTAAGGGGTGTGAAGCACGTGAACCATCTTAAGGATTATGTCCTGCATGGGGGACGCGGTGCGATTTATTTTCTAGTCCAACGAAGCGACGCATTTGAGTTTACACCCAATGATAAAAACGACCCTGATTTTGGTGAGGCCGTAAGAAGTGCAAGTCGTGCCGGCGTTGAAATTAGGGCCTTTAAAATGTCCATAACGGAGCAGGCTTATATTTATGAGGGTGAAATTCCGGTGTTCTTGTAA
- the speD gene encoding adenosylmethionine decarboxylase, translated as MVESNNKLRLYGFNNLTKTLSFNIYDVCYALNEGQKKDYISYIDEAYNAARLTEILTNVADIIGANVLNIAKQDYDPQGASVTILVSEGAVENPDESLTSESPGPLPNVDSVVAHLDKSHITVHTYPEYHPDKGVSTFRADIDVSTCGQISPLKALNYLIHSFESDIIYADYRVRGFTRDVTGKKHFIDHKINSIQNFLDRETKDKYQMIDTNVYQENIFHTKLLLKDFDLDNYLFGVKKKDLEPKERKKVKESLKKEMLEVFYGRNIPKGKMEDL; from the coding sequence ATGGTTGAATCTAATAACAAGTTAAGATTATACGGATTTAATAATCTGACAAAAACGTTGAGTTTCAATATTTATGATGTTTGTTATGCTTTAAACGAAGGTCAAAAGAAGGACTATATCAGCTATATAGATGAGGCTTATAATGCGGCAAGGCTTACAGAAATACTAACAAACGTCGCAGATATCATCGGTGCGAATGTTTTGAATATCGCTAAACAGGATTATGATCCTCAAGGAGCTTCAGTGACGATCCTCGTGTCAGAAGGCGCTGTGGAAAATCCGGATGAGAGTTTGACTTCTGAATCACCTGGACCGCTTCCGAATGTCGATTCCGTAGTGGCACATTTGGACAAAAGTCATATTACGGTCCATACGTATCCTGAATACCATCCGGACAAAGGTGTCAGTACCTTTAGGGCGGATATCGACGTGAGCACTTGCGGGCAGATTTCACCACTGAAAGCACTGAACTATCTGATTCATAGTTTTGAATCTGATATCATCTATGCGGACTACAGGGTGAGAGGCTTTACTAGAGATGTCACCGGTAAAAAACACTTTATCGATCACAAGATCAATTCCATTCAGAACTTCTTGGACAGAGAGACCAAAGACAAGTATCAGATGATCGATACTAACGTCTATCAGGAGAACATCTTCCATACGAAATTGCTTCTGAAGGATTTTGATCTGGATAACTACCTGTTTGGTGTGAAGAAAAAGGACCTGGAGCCTAAGGAACGTAAAAAGGTGAAGGAAAGTCTTAAAAAAGAGATGCTTGAAGTATTCTACGGAAGAAACATTCCAAAGGGTAAAATGGAAGATCTATAA
- a CDS encoding response regulator transcription factor produces the protein MRHTILVCEDEYDIRDLIVTYLNREGFNTISAHNGVKSLDMYQANSNEISLILLDIMMPGLDGYEVLRKIREQSNVPVIFLTARSDEEDKIHGLGLGADDYVVKPFSLKEISSRIKAQIRRNTQYIENSSSTLIVNGPLTLDLNQYFVKKDDEILNLNPKEFSMMKLFMENLEQVFTKKQLYESIWNDPFYGDANTIMVHISHIREKIEENPKQPKLLRTIRGIGYRMERIE, from the coding sequence GTGAGACATACAATACTGGTTTGTGAAGATGAATACGACATTAGAGATCTAATTGTCACTTATTTGAATAGAGAAGGCTTTAATACCATTTCGGCTCATAACGGAGTAAAGTCCCTTGATATGTATCAGGCCAACAGCAACGAGATATCCTTGATCCTACTCGATATCATGATGCCCGGACTTGACGGATACGAAGTGCTTAGAAAAATACGCGAGCAGAGTAATGTTCCAGTCATCTTCTTGACCGCCAGGTCGGATGAAGAGGATAAGATACACGGACTAGGGCTTGGAGCTGATGATTATGTCGTAAAACCTTTCAGCTTGAAGGAAATCAGTTCTAGAATCAAAGCACAGATAAGAAGAAACACACAATATATCGAAAATAGCTCATCCACGCTGATTGTAAATGGTCCACTTACCTTAGACCTCAACCAGTATTTCGTGAAAAAGGATGACGAGATTTTGAATCTCAATCCAAAAGAGTTCAGCATGATGAAATTGTTTATGGAGAATCTGGAACAGGTTTTCACAAAAAAACAACTATATGAATCCATCTGGAACGACCCCTTTTATGGTGATGCAAATACCATCATGGTGCATATCAGCCATATCCGCGAAAAAATCGAAGAAAATCCAAAACAGCCGAAGCTCCTTAGAACGATCAGAGGCATCGGTTATCGAATGGAGAGAATAGAATGA
- a CDS encoding sensor histidine kinase KdpD — protein sequence MNKRQFLMIQFILLSICAFGLEFLLFQDYMMFFALINPLVLMIVIIFIHPKNMKVAKPAVSSNDEVEKLVMHINHDINTPLTKIIGFCESALMEDTQSDSASYEKILSSALDLKSINTSYVKLMQFSNSTKISKSPLDLCETLRLVLIEFITTLDQHNVQYAISIPEKPVYVHGNARLIREALRILIDNALTKHLPSSKIMIKLKQHTNHCQIIIENHGQAPDLENDQIAQSIFTFSNEGSRGSLGKTGVSLKLTKAIIENHRGLVDYSSEGPRGLTYQVTLPVHQ from the coding sequence ATGAATAAACGACAATTTTTGATGATTCAGTTCATCCTATTGAGCATATGTGCGTTCGGACTGGAGTTTTTACTGTTTCAGGACTACATGATGTTTTTTGCTCTAATCAATCCCTTGGTTTTGATGATTGTCATCATCTTCATTCACCCTAAAAATATGAAAGTGGCAAAACCTGCTGTGTCATCAAATGACGAAGTCGAAAAACTCGTCATGCACATCAACCACGACATCAATACGCCACTCACAAAAATCATTGGATTTTGCGAGTCAGCCCTCATGGAAGACACACAATCCGATTCCGCTTCCTACGAGAAGATCCTTTCGAGCGCTTTGGACTTAAAATCTATCAATACAAGCTATGTCAAGCTGATGCAGTTCAGCAATTCTACAAAGATCTCAAAATCACCACTCGACCTATGTGAAACACTAAGGTTGGTTCTGATTGAGTTCATTACGACGCTCGATCAGCATAACGTGCAATATGCCATAAGCATCCCCGAGAAGCCCGTCTATGTCCACGGTAACGCAAGGCTCATCAGAGAGGCTCTCAGAATCCTTATCGACAACGCTCTTACAAAACACTTGCCAAGTTCAAAGATCATGATTAAGCTCAAGCAGCATACCAATCATTGCCAGATCATCATCGAAAACCACGGCCAGGCGCCAGATCTTGAAAACGATCAGATCGCCCAATCCATTTTCACGTTTTCCAATGAAGGGTCAAGAGGAAGTTTGGGAAAGACAGGGGTGTCGCTTAAGCTCACAAAGGCGATCATCGAAAACCACAGAGGCTTAGTGGATTATAGCAGCGAAGGACCTAGAGGCCTGACCTATCAGGTGACGCTTCCAGTCCATCAATAA
- a CDS encoding GNAT family N-acetyltransferase, giving the protein MTKIKILNDTDIKELFLEYWEDEFIVVHETRYDANELEGISLVNEQNELLGFATYRLREDCFEIISLNATEKGRGYGSKLIKTLLNKANQANLSVVEVTTTNDNTDALRFYQKFGFTLVKVDFGAVDRAREIKPSIPLYDNQIRIEHELTLRLVLGAFR; this is encoded by the coding sequence ATGACTAAAATTAAAATTTTGAATGACACGGATATCAAGGAATTGTTTTTAGAATACTGGGAAGATGAGTTCATTGTCGTCCATGAGACAAGATATGATGCGAATGAACTCGAAGGAATATCCCTTGTGAATGAACAGAATGAACTGCTTGGATTTGCTACGTATCGCTTGAGAGAAGACTGTTTTGAAATCATATCGCTAAATGCAACTGAAAAAGGGCGTGGATATGGTTCAAAGCTGATCAAGACCCTACTTAACAAGGCCAATCAAGCCAACTTAAGTGTTGTGGAAGTGACAACGACAAATGATAACACGGATGCGCTGAGATTTTATCAAAAATTCGGTTTCACACTAGTGAAAGTCGATTTCGGTGCTGTCGATAGGGCCAGGGAGATCAAGCCATCGATTCCTCTCTATGACAATCAGATCAGAATAGAACATGAATTGACGCTGAGGCTTGTGCTTGGAGCGTTTAGGTAA